The Bdellovibrio sp. ZAP7 DNA segment GCTCAAGAAGGTTTCCCACTGCGTCTTATGGACGTTCTCGGAACACAAATTTCCACCTCGGAAGCAATCACCAGCCGACTAACTTCCTTGAAGGAAAATGAGCTCATCGTCGAAAGCGACATTCAATTTCCTGACAAGCTCACCGTCATGTTTCGCCAGGGTCCTTACCGAGTTTACGCAAACTTGAACTTCCCTTTTTTTAAAAATCTTCAAAGCCGCAATGAAGTCGCCCTCTACCTGGCTAAAACCAATCAATGGTGGTTTCCCGCCTCTACCAATGATGGTTTCAACTCCATCACGCCCCGCCTGAATGAATTTTTTCAGCAAAGCTCCAGTGGCGTGAAGGACATCGACTTAAATAACCGACGTTATCTGATGTCTTTCAAAAAACTATCACAGCTGGATATATATGTTTTTGAAGTTTTCGATAAGAAAAGTATTTTCTCAGTCGTCGATTCCATCATGAACAAAACCTTGGCTGCGAGCTTGATCATACTGGTGATCGGCTTGGTTGCCGTCTTCCTTTCCATCGATAGTCTTACGCAAAACCTGCTTCGCCTGGCAAATGCCATGAGTGAGTTTTCAAAACACGGGACTGCGAAGCCTTTGAAAATCACCAATAAAGATGAAGTTGGGCAAATGGCGGAAGTTTTTAATTCCATGCAGAGCAAGATCGAAGGACTGCTGCAACAGACTCAGGAGAAAGCACGAATGCAGGCGGAACTTGAGACCGCCAAAGAGGTTCAGACGACTCTGCTTCCGAAAATGAAAATGGAAACAGAGGCGTATTCCCTGAAAGGATATTATCACCCCGCTTCGGAGTGCGGCGGCGATTTGTGGTTTCATAACTGCGCCGATGATAAAATTTTTGTATTTATTGGCGATGCAACCGGACACGGAGTTCCGGCTGCTTTGATCACGGCGGCGACTCGCTCCATCTTGTCCTTGACGGTAGATGAAAAAATCTGGAGCCCGGGAAGAACGTTGGGTCGGATCAATCAAGTTCTGTGTGACGTCGCCAAGGGAGAGAAAATGATGACCGCCTTTGCCGCCACAATCGATTTGAAGGCAGAGACAATCACTTACGCCAATGCTAGCCACGAACAACCGCTTTTACTTCCTTTAAGTGAAGAAGGACGCAAGTTCAAAAAATCAGATATCACATTGCTGGGCGAAGTAAACGGAAAACGACTGGGACACGAGAAAGACACCGTATACGAGGAGATTTCAACCGATTTCAAATTAGGGCAAACTCTTTTTGCCTACACCGATGGTTTGACTGATGCCGAGAACACTAAGAAAGAACAATTCGGAGAGCGCACCGTATTTAAGTTGGCAGCGGATGCTTGTACAAAAGGATCTCAGCGAAGTCTTCACGATCAAATAGCCAAACGGATTGCTGAGTTCACTCAGGAAATCGAACAACCCGATGACATCACTTTCCTTAGCCTTCATTTGCGCGAATCTTAGTCACTTTGACGGCTCCATCAATCAGATCCGTCATGGTGATGGAGCGATACTCCAAGATCGTTTCAATTTGCAGGCAAATTTTTCTGCGCGTCTCGGCCGTGATTTTTTGTGAAGGAATCAGGGCCATATCACTAAGCTCTCTCTCTAAAATCATCGCTTTTTTCTCTGGCAATGCCGACAAAGCGGCGTTG contains these protein-coding regions:
- a CDS encoding SpoIIE family protein phosphatase, coding for MINLRLLNDEPAEESAMSLKVKFLLIVSVLLIASSATIFFLNRETFLSDKRSYVYANALERIDGISQNFDQDFNTSFERIRSALQLFDASTQQFPPQVKALANNQKWGDISIYVAQEGFPLRLMDVLGTQISTSEAITSRLTSLKENELIVESDIQFPDKLTVMFRQGPYRVYANLNFPFFKNLQSRNEVALYLAKTNQWWFPASTNDGFNSITPRLNEFFQQSSSGVKDIDLNNRRYLMSFKKLSQLDIYVFEVFDKKSIFSVVDSIMNKTLAASLIILVIGLVAVFLSIDSLTQNLLRLANAMSEFSKHGTAKPLKITNKDEVGQMAEVFNSMQSKIEGLLQQTQEKARMQAELETAKEVQTTLLPKMKMETEAYSLKGYYHPASECGGDLWFHNCADDKIFVFIGDATGHGVPAALITAATRSILSLTVDEKIWSPGRTLGRINQVLCDVAKGEKMMTAFAATIDLKAETITYANASHEQPLLLPLSEEGRKFKKSDITLLGEVNGKRLGHEKDTVYEEISTDFKLGQTLFAYTDGLTDAENTKKEQFGERTVFKLAADACTKGSQRSLHDQIAKRIAEFTQEIEQPDDITFLSLHLRES